One genomic window of Brevundimonas vesicularis includes the following:
- a CDS encoding DUF983 domain-containing protein, translating to MTDYPRLSTLKTGLACRCPRCGKGPLFKGYLTLQTECPACGLSYAFADPADGPAFFVMTAVGVVGMILLMVFDFTVHPPIWVHLVVTLPILVALCLGCLRPFKAWLVAEQYVHKAAPPEFSSNGKHGPF from the coding sequence ATGACCGATTATCCGCGCCTCAGCACCCTGAAGACCGGCCTGGCCTGTCGCTGCCCCCGCTGCGGCAAGGGTCCGCTGTTCAAGGGCTATCTGACGCTTCAGACGGAATGTCCCGCGTGCGGGCTCAGCTACGCCTTCGCCGATCCGGCGGACGGCCCGGCCTTCTTCGTCATGACGGCCGTCGGGGTGGTGGGGATGATCCTGCTGATGGTGTTCGACTTCACCGTCCACCCGCCGATCTGGGTGCATCTGGTCGTGACCCTGCCGATCCTGGTCGCCCTGTGCCTGGGGTGCCTTCGCCCCTTCAAGGCCTGGCTGGTCGCCGAACAATACGTCCACAAGGCCGCCCCGCCCGAGTTCTCCTCGAACGGCAAGCACGGGCCTTTCTAG
- a CDS encoding nucleotidyltransferase family protein, translating to MSELEAELTAIVRADAGLMHVLTTVRALGLPDWRLVSGAVYQAVWNARTGRHPGYGVKDYDLAYFDASDLSYEAEDVVIKRVAAAFDEPFRSQVEVRNQARVHLWFQNRFGEPYEPLGSTDEALERFVAPTFAVGVRLEVDDSLSVAAPFGLEDVFTLTIRPNPNRPLAKGWTRTIENARGRWPELTVIEP from the coding sequence ATGAGCGAGCTGGAGGCGGAACTGACCGCCATCGTGCGCGCGGACGCTGGCCTGATGCACGTCCTGACGACCGTCCGGGCGCTGGGCCTGCCCGATTGGCGACTGGTGTCGGGAGCGGTCTATCAAGCCGTGTGGAACGCCAGGACAGGGCGGCATCCGGGCTATGGGGTCAAGGACTACGACCTGGCCTATTTCGACGCGTCGGACCTGTCCTATGAGGCTGAAGACGTCGTCATCAAACGCGTCGCCGCCGCCTTCGACGAACCGTTCCGCAGCCAGGTCGAGGTCCGCAACCAGGCGCGGGTGCACCTGTGGTTCCAGAACCGGTTCGGCGAACCCTATGAGCCGCTGGGATCGACCGACGAGGCGCTGGAGCGGTTCGTGGCGCCGACCTTTGCGGTCGGAGTGCGGCTGGAGGTGGATGACAGCCTCAGCGTCGCCGCGCCTTTCGGGCTGGAGGACGTGTTCACCCTGACGATCCGGCCCAATCCGAACCGGCCGCTGGCCAAGGGCTGGACCCGGACCATCGAGAATGCGCGCGGTCGCTGGCCCGAGCTGACGGTGATCGAACCCTAG
- the thiD gene encoding bifunctional hydroxymethylpyrimidine kinase/phosphomethylpyrimidine kinase has product MSALHQGRVLILAGSDSGGGAGIQADIKAVTMMGGFAATAITAITVQNTLGVHGVHPLPLDLIAAQARAVLEDIGTDAVKTGMLGSVEVVETVAALLDEAAAPAVVDPVMVAKGGHPLLPDAAVEAVKRLMIPRAALLTPNAPEAEALTGFAVHDLDGQRRAGESLLTMGARAVLMKGGHVSGPTVIDLLMTADGETVLEAERIDTRHTHGTGCTLASACAAGLAMGRPLEVAVAEAWAYVGEAIRRAPGLGGGHGPLDHGWPVRG; this is encoded by the coding sequence ATGAGCGCGCTTCATCAAGGACGCGTCTTGATTCTGGCGGGGTCGGACAGCGGCGGCGGCGCGGGCATCCAGGCCGATATCAAGGCCGTGACGATGATGGGCGGGTTCGCCGCCACCGCCATCACGGCCATCACGGTGCAGAACACCCTGGGGGTTCACGGCGTCCATCCGCTGCCGCTGGATCTGATCGCAGCCCAGGCGCGGGCGGTGCTGGAGGACATCGGGACCGACGCGGTCAAGACCGGCATGCTGGGCTCGGTCGAGGTGGTCGAGACGGTCGCGGCCCTGCTGGACGAGGCGGCCGCCCCGGCGGTGGTCGACCCGGTCATGGTGGCCAAGGGCGGCCATCCCCTGTTGCCGGATGCAGCGGTCGAGGCGGTGAAGCGCCTGATGATCCCGCGCGCGGCCCTGCTGACGCCCAATGCGCCCGAGGCCGAGGCCCTGACGGGGTTCGCGGTGCATGATCTGGACGGCCAGCGCCGGGCGGGCGAGTCCCTGCTGACCATGGGCGCGCGGGCGGTGCTGATGAAGGGCGGCCATGTATCGGGGCCGACGGTGATCGACCTGCTGATGACCGCAGACGGCGAGACGGTGCTGGAGGCCGAACGGATCGACACCCGCCACACCCACGGCACCGGCTGCACCCTGGCGAGCGCCTGCGCGGCGGGTCTGGCGATGGGGCGGCCGCTGGAGGTCGCGGTGGCCGAAGCCTGGGCCTATGTCGGCGAGGCGATCCGCCGGGCGCCGGGCTTGGGCGGCGGGCACGGGCCGCTAGATCACGGCTGGCCGGTGCGGGGATGA
- a CDS encoding DMT family transporter — protein MSWVMSINPWATLVVAGLLEVLWASGLKNVGVSRPWTSLGVLVALAGSMILLWVATQKLPIGTAYAVWTGIGAVGAAVVGILVYGEPATAVRAVCILLIVAGIVGLKLFSGAAA, from the coding sequence ATGTCCTGGGTGATGTCGATCAATCCGTGGGCGACGCTGGTTGTCGCCGGTCTGCTGGAGGTCCTGTGGGCCTCGGGCCTCAAGAACGTGGGCGTCAGCCGGCCGTGGACCTCGCTGGGGGTTCTGGTCGCGCTGGCGGGCAGCATGATTCTGTTGTGGGTCGCCACGCAGAAGCTGCCGATCGGCACGGCCTATGCGGTCTGGACCGGCATCGGGGCGGTGGGCGCGGCGGTGGTCGGCATCCTGGTCTATGGCGAGCCGGCGACGGCGGTCAGGGCCGTGTGCATCCTGCTGATCGTGGCGGGCATCGTCGGGTTGAAACTGTTTTCGGGAGCGGCGGCATGA
- a CDS encoding DMT family protein codes for MPLTAYIAPIVMLCLSNVFMTFAWYGHLKFDHKPLWLLVMASWGIAFFEYWLAVPANRIGIQVYSPAELKTMQEVITLLVFAGFSVLYLGEKLTVNHLVGFAFIALGAFFIFKGPLGG; via the coding sequence ATGCCCCTGACCGCCTACATCGCCCCCATCGTCATGTTGTGCCTGTCGAACGTCTTCATGACCTTCGCCTGGTACGGCCATCTGAAGTTCGATCACAAGCCGCTGTGGCTGCTGGTCATGGCCAGCTGGGGCATCGCCTTCTTCGAATACTGGCTGGCGGTGCCGGCCAATCGGATCGGCATCCAGGTCTATTCGCCGGCCGAACTGAAGACTATGCAGGAGGTGATCACCCTGTTGGTCTTCGCCGGCTTTTCGGTCCTGTATCTGGGCGAGAAGCTGACGGTGAACCATCTGGTCGGCTTCGCCTTCATCGCGCTTGGGGCCTTCTTCATCTTCAAGGGACCGCTGGGCGGCTGA
- the folP gene encoding dihydropteroate synthase — translation MAHESQTARTAALSQVMGIVNVTPDSFSDGGRWASTEGAIDQAMRLVVDGADVLDIGGESTRPGAEPVGEAEEIDRVAPVIAGVRARWGGAISIDTMKPAVARAAVAAGATMWNDVTALSHAPESAAVAAELGCDVVLMHMKGEPRTMQADPRYDDVVVEVRDYLRGRAEAAMAAGVARERIWLDPGIGFGKTLAHNMALTARLDALVDLGFPVLYAASRKRTIQAIDATAVAATDRLGGSLALALEGARRGARMVRVHDVRETVQALKVQAAVTAAD, via the coding sequence ATGGCCCATGAAAGTCAAACCGCGCGGACGGCCGCCTTGTCGCAGGTGATGGGCATCGTCAATGTGACGCCCGACAGCTTCTCGGACGGGGGGCGATGGGCCTCGACCGAAGGCGCGATCGATCAGGCCATGCGGCTGGTCGTGGACGGGGCCGATGTGCTCGATATCGGCGGGGAGAGCACCCGGCCGGGGGCCGAGCCGGTGGGCGAGGCCGAGGAGATCGACCGGGTCGCGCCGGTCATCGCCGGCGTCCGCGCGCGGTGGGGCGGGGCGATCAGCATCGACACGATGAAGCCCGCCGTCGCGCGCGCCGCCGTCGCGGCCGGGGCGACGATGTGGAACGATGTGACGGCGCTGAGCCATGCGCCCGAGAGTGCGGCGGTCGCGGCCGAACTGGGGTGCGACGTCGTGCTGATGCACATGAAGGGCGAACCCCGCACGATGCAGGCGGACCCGCGCTATGACGACGTGGTGGTCGAAGTGCGGGACTATCTGCGCGGGCGGGCCGAGGCGGCGATGGCGGCGGGCGTGGCGCGCGAGCGGATCTGGCTGGATCCCGGCATCGGGTTCGGCAAGACGCTGGCGCATAACATGGCGCTGACGGCGCGGTTGGACGCGCTGGTCGATCTGGGCTTTCCGGTGCTGTACGCCGCCAGTCGCAAGCGCACGATCCAGGCCATCGATGCGACGGCGGTCGCGGCAACCGATCGGCTGGGCGGGTCACTGGCCCTGGCGCTGGAAGGCGCGCGGCGCGGGGCGCGGATGGTGCGGGTTCACGATGTGCGCGAGACGGTGCAGGCGCTGAAGGTCCAGGCGGCGGTGACGGCGGCGGATTGA
- a CDS encoding GreA/GreB family elongation factor, which produces MTQSTLPVRPDIFLSAQDHDTLSRLVGDMPGDGVAGMLQEELERAVICEPGDLPKGAVPLNRWLHYIDGRASDPRRIQIVLPKDADIDAGKVSVLSHVGAGLIGLVEGHTISWSDPSGAERSLTPVMIEDAEMLPA; this is translated from the coding sequence ATGACCCAATCTACCCTGCCCGTCCGCCCCGACATCTTCCTCAGCGCACAGGACCACGACACTCTGTCGCGCCTGGTCGGCGACATGCCCGGCGACGGCGTGGCGGGAATGCTTCAGGAGGAACTGGAGCGCGCCGTCATCTGTGAACCGGGCGACCTTCCCAAGGGCGCCGTGCCCCTGAACCGTTGGCTGCACTATATCGACGGCCGCGCGTCCGATCCGCGCCGCATCCAGATCGTCCTGCCCAAGGATGCCGACATCGACGCGGGCAAGGTTTCGGTCCTGTCCCACGTCGGCGCGGGCCTGATCGGCCTGGTCGAAGGCCACACCATTTCCTGGAGCGACCCGTCCGGCGCCGAACGCAGCCTGACGCCGGTGATGATCGAGGACGCGGAAATGCTGCCCGCCTGA
- the ftsH gene encoding ATP-dependent zinc metalloprotease FtsH, whose amino-acid sequence MNLRNLAITGVIILALLAGYAALSQGGAMNGVTGQPAGKPEAISYSQLVQRVNAGEVKQVTIRLDKVNGELKNGERFTSTTTYPNEQLVAQMLAANVEIDAKSGGQSIWMSLLLGILPIALLIGVWIFFMRQMQGGAKGAMGFGKSKAKLLTEHKGRKTFDDVAGVDEAKDELQEVVDFLKDPGKFQRLGGKIPKGALLVGPPGTGKTLLARAVAGEAGVPFFSISGSDFVEMFVGVGASRVRDMFEQAKKNAPCIIFIDEIDAVGRHRGAGLGGGNDEREQTLNQLLVEMDGFEASENIILIAATNRPDVLDPALLRPGRFDRQVVVPNPDVSGRERILRVHMKDVPLAADVNVKTIARGTPGFSGADLANLVNEAALTAARKDRRMVTHRDFEDAKDKVLMGSERRSMAMNEEEKRLTAYHEAGHAIVAMNVKAADPVHKATIVPRGRALGMVMQLPEGDRYSMKYQQMIDRIAIMAGGRVAEELIFGPENITSGASSDIEQATKLARAMVTRWGFSDKLGTVAYGENQEEVFLGHSVARSQNISEETARTIDEEVRRLVTSGWDEARTILTTKAEDHEKLSQALLEYETLSGEEIKDLLEKGVAPNRDENNFPNAGPSVSVPVTPVSDGTDIEVPVAAPAATSVPTVH is encoded by the coding sequence ATGAACCTGCGTAATCTGGCGATCACCGGCGTGATCATTCTGGCGTTGCTGGCGGGCTATGCGGCGCTGTCGCAGGGCGGCGCCATGAACGGCGTGACGGGCCAGCCGGCCGGCAAGCCCGAGGCCATCAGCTATTCCCAGCTGGTGCAGCGCGTGAACGCGGGCGAGGTCAAACAGGTGACCATCCGCCTGGACAAGGTGAACGGCGAGCTGAAGAACGGCGAACGCTTCACCTCCACGACCACCTATCCCAACGAACAGCTGGTGGCCCAGATGCTGGCCGCCAACGTCGAGATCGACGCCAAGTCGGGCGGCCAGTCGATCTGGATGAGCCTGCTGCTGGGCATTCTGCCCATCGCGCTGCTGATCGGGGTGTGGATCTTCTTCATGCGCCAGATGCAGGGCGGGGCGAAGGGTGCCATGGGCTTCGGCAAGTCCAAGGCCAAGCTGCTGACCGAGCACAAGGGACGCAAGACCTTCGACGACGTCGCCGGCGTGGACGAGGCCAAGGACGAGCTGCAGGAGGTCGTCGACTTCCTGAAGGATCCGGGCAAGTTCCAGCGTCTGGGGGGCAAGATTCCCAAGGGCGCCCTGCTGGTCGGCCCTCCCGGCACCGGCAAGACGCTGCTGGCGCGCGCGGTCGCGGGCGAGGCGGGCGTGCCCTTCTTCTCGATCTCGGGTTCGGACTTCGTCGAGATGTTCGTCGGCGTCGGCGCTAGCCGTGTGCGCGACATGTTCGAACAGGCCAAGAAGAATGCGCCCTGCATAATCTTCATCGACGAGATCGACGCCGTCGGTCGCCACCGCGGCGCGGGTCTCGGCGGCGGCAATGACGAGCGCGAACAGACGCTGAATCAGCTGCTGGTCGAGATGGACGGTTTCGAGGCGTCCGAGAACATCATCCTGATCGCCGCGACCAACCGTCCCGACGTGCTGGACCCGGCCCTGCTGCGTCCCGGCCGGTTCGACCGTCAGGTGGTGGTGCCGAACCCCGATGTCTCGGGCCGCGAACGCATCCTGCGCGTCCACATGAAGGACGTGCCCTTGGCCGCCGACGTCAACGTCAAGACCATCGCACGCGGCACGCCCGGCTTCTCGGGCGCCGACCTGGCCAACCTGGTCAACGAGGCGGCCCTGACGGCGGCGCGCAAGGACCGTCGCATGGTCACCCACCGCGACTTCGAAGACGCTAAGGACAAGGTGCTGATGGGCTCGGAGCGTCGCTCCATGGCCATGAACGAGGAAGAAAAGCGCCTGACCGCCTATCACGAGGCCGGCCACGCCATCGTCGCCATGAACGTCAAGGCGGCCGACCCGGTGCACAAGGCGACCATCGTGCCCCGCGGCCGCGCTTTGGGCATGGTGATGCAGCTGCCGGAAGGCGACCGCTATTCGATGAAATACCAGCAGATGATCGACCGGATCGCCATCATGGCGGGCGGCCGCGTCGCCGAGGAGCTGATCTTCGGGCCGGAGAACATCACCTCGGGCGCCAGCTCGGACATCGAACAGGCGACCAAGCTGGCCCGGGCCATGGTCACCCGCTGGGGCTTCTCGGACAAGCTGGGCACGGTGGCTTACGGCGAGAACCAGGAAGAGGTCTTCCTGGGCCACTCGGTCGCCCGCAGCCAGAACATCTCCGAAGAGACGGCGCGCACCATCGACGAAGAGGTCCGTCGCCTGGTGACCTCGGGCTGGGACGAGGCGCGCACGATCCTGACCACCAAGGCCGAGGATCACGAGAAACTGTCTCAGGCCCTGCTGGAATACGAGACCCTGTCGGGCGAGGAGATCAAGGATCTGCTGGAGAAGGGCGTCGCGCCGAACCGCGACGAGAACAACTTCCCCAACGCCGGGCCTTCGGTTTCGGTGCCGGTGACGCCGGTGTCGGACGGCACGGACATCGAGGTCCCGGTCGCCGCGCCGGCCGCCACCAGCGTGCCGACGGTCCACTGA